A single genomic interval of Zunongwangia sp. HGR-M22 harbors:
- a CDS encoding DUF3298 and DUF4163 domain-containing protein yields the protein MKKFLSVLLASLMIFACEEEKKEALVFTNYNVEKAYEKCNPEKGNCTFVNLNYPVAKGKENVAKKINDSIEAHIIQLVSGFNPDDKPETMEEMVDGFIANYASYREDFPDSDIPWEATVFAEITEENPKLLSIDFNAYTFTGGAHGYGSNTYMNFNPETGKVYTHKDLFTSEFKDFVEKDFRKKEDIPQDKNINSTGMFFENDEFNLPVNIGFRDDKLILTYNPYEIAAYAEGQKTYEYDLEKISEYLKIDLSATE from the coding sequence TTGAAAAAATTTCTTTCTGTGTTGCTTGCCAGCCTTATGATTTTTGCCTGTGAAGAAGAGAAAAAAGAAGCCCTTGTTTTCACCAATTATAACGTAGAAAAAGCCTACGAAAAATGTAATCCAGAGAAAGGAAACTGCACTTTTGTAAACCTTAATTATCCTGTTGCAAAAGGAAAGGAAAATGTCGCTAAAAAGATCAACGATTCTATAGAAGCTCATATTATCCAACTTGTTTCTGGTTTTAATCCCGATGATAAGCCTGAAACTATGGAAGAAATGGTAGATGGTTTTATTGCAAATTATGCTTCTTATCGAGAAGATTTTCCAGATTCTGATATTCCCTGGGAGGCGACTGTTTTTGCTGAAATCACTGAAGAAAACCCAAAATTGCTAAGCATCGATTTTAATGCTTACACCTTTACCGGAGGCGCGCATGGCTACGGAAGCAACACGTATATGAATTTTAATCCTGAAACCGGGAAAGTTTATACTCACAAGGATTTATTTACTTCAGAATTTAAAGATTTCGTAGAAAAAGATTTCAGAAAAAAAGAAGATATCCCGCAAGATAAAAACATCAACAGCACCGGAATGTTCTTTGAAAATGACGAATTTAATCTTCCTGTTAATATTGGATTTAGAGATGATAAATTGATCTTAACTTACAATCCATACGAGATCGCCGCTTATGCTGAAGGACAAAAAACTTATGAATATGATCTGGAAAAAATTTCAGAATATTTAAAAATAGATCTTTCAGCAACCGAATAA
- a CDS encoding YheT family hydrolase produces the protein MPVIESNYTAPPLFKNAHIATIYAATLRKVDFKSEKRKRLELKDGDFLDLDWSFSKTPSKKLVIAMHGLAGDASRPYMLGMGKIFTENNWDYCGMNFRSCSGEINRLYRSYNAGATEDLEEVLAHILTKYNYTEIALVGFSLGGNLLLKYLGERTILPEQIKAAVAVSTPCDLAASLEALNLPQNRLYSNRFKKNLKDILFERQMAFPKELEKKQISACNSLLAIDELYTSRAHGYASAAEYYEKCSCLQFLPNIKIPTLLLNAENDSFLTSASFPKKIAKNSKFLHLEIPKHGGHVGFIQHKKIYYQEERALQFIQNQL, from the coding sequence ATGCCAGTGATCGAAAGTAATTATACCGCTCCGCCTCTTTTTAAAAACGCGCATATCGCAACCATTTATGCCGCAACGCTTAGAAAAGTAGATTTTAAGTCTGAAAAACGAAAACGTTTAGAACTTAAAGATGGTGATTTTTTAGATTTAGATTGGTCTTTTTCTAAAACTCCATCTAAAAAATTAGTAATTGCCATGCATGGTTTGGCAGGCGATGCCAGTAGACCGTACATGCTGGGAATGGGCAAAATTTTTACTGAAAATAACTGGGATTACTGCGGAATGAATTTTAGGAGTTGTAGCGGTGAAATAAACCGACTATACCGCAGCTACAATGCCGGCGCTACTGAAGATCTCGAAGAGGTTTTGGCGCATATTTTAACCAAATATAACTACACTGAAATTGCCTTGGTTGGATTTAGCCTTGGCGGTAATCTTTTGCTGAAATATCTGGGAGAGCGCACTATACTTCCAGAACAAATAAAAGCAGCCGTTGCCGTTTCTACGCCATGTGATCTTGCTGCAAGCCTGGAAGCATTAAATTTGCCCCAAAATAGATTATACAGTAATCGTTTTAAAAAGAATTTGAAAGATATACTTTTTGAGCGTCAAATGGCATTTCCAAAAGAACTTGAAAAAAAGCAAATATCAGCTTGTAATTCGTTACTAGCTATCGATGAGCTGTACACCAGCCGTGCACATGGTTATGCCTCTGCGGCTGAATATTACGAAAAATGCAGTTGTCTTCAGTTTTTACCCAATATTAAGATTCCAACGCTTTTGCTGAATGCTGAAAATGATAGTTTTCTCACTTCCGCATCATTCCCTAAGAAAATAGCCAAGAATTCTAAATTTTTGCATTTAGAAATCCCAAAACATGGCGGTCATGTAGGTTTTATTCAGCATAAAAAAATATATTACCAGGAAGAAAGAGCGCTTCAATTTATCCAAAATCAGCTTTAA
- a CDS encoding arsenate reductase family protein, with protein MKKIYYLSTCDTCKRILNEIEAPAAFKLQDIKANAITETQIEEMQKLAGSYESLFSKRARLYKERELKNKDLSEEDYKALILEHYTFLKRPVIINDDEIFIGNAKKNVAAAKDSIHG; from the coding sequence ATGAAAAAGATCTACTACCTGTCTACCTGCGATACCTGTAAACGAATTTTAAACGAGATCGAAGCTCCGGCAGCATTTAAACTTCAGGACATCAAAGCCAATGCCATTACAGAAACGCAAATAGAGGAAATGCAAAAACTTGCAGGTAGCTATGAATCGCTTTTCAGCAAAAGAGCACGACTTTATAAAGAACGTGAGCTTAAAAACAAGGATCTTAGCGAAGAAGATTACAAAGCTTTGATCCTGGAACATTATACCTTTTTAAAACGTCCCGTAATAATTAACGATGATGAGATCTTTATTGGCAATGCTAAAAAAAATGTAGCGGCCGCTAAAGATTCTATTCATGGATAA
- a CDS encoding S9 family peptidase, whose amino-acid sequence MTKIKLRFSNIAILAFIAFSSIALKAQQSELSVEKIMQDPKWMGTFPSRIQWGMQSENIYFQYNLENDPDDSLYKINLSKQSKIIKVSQQEKENMIPRYVDYNNKKTEMLFTEDGKLFLYNIRKDSKTELIDLGERIQNPEFMADESKISFILNDNAFIYDLEDGKIIKLTNINKGKKPEDREEKLSEKNQWIQDENLDLLQVINERKEKSEASKSYRESIAQDEDYAFYAGDKQISGLSISPNGKYVSFNLIKRERGDNTEVPNYVDQSGYTKDLPARSKVGDDKTEVELALYNVEKDTVFIVGTDDLEGIKDLPDYVKDYPDKEWEEKVREVITSPAYFSENGEKAIVSIRSKDNKDRWIAQLNLEDGSLNTLDRQRDEAWIAGPGLGWSFGGGTLGWLPDNKHIYFQSEATGYSHLYLLNVDNGEKKDLTPGDYEVFDPELSNNKKYWYLTTSEEGPDVRHFYKMPVMGGKMEKLTNMTGNNQVYLSPDEKYMAIYYSFSNKPWELYLKKTGKGEAKQLTSGQSEAFASYNWRTPELIKFEAEDGAMVPARLYTPSEETKNDAAVVFVHGAGYLQNVHQWWSSYFREYMFHNLLTDLGYTVIDIDYRGSAGYGRDWRTGIYRQMGGKDLSDQVDGVKYLIENHGINPEKVGIYGGSYGGFITLMAMFNEPDTFAAGAALRSVTDWAHYNHGYTANILNEPVNDPIAYRRSSPIYFAEGLEGDLLIAHGMVDVNVHFQDVVRLSQRLIELGKDDWEMAVYPVEDHGFVEPSSWTDEYSRILKLFNESLLDK is encoded by the coding sequence ATGACAAAAATTAAACTTCGTTTTAGCAATATCGCAATCCTGGCCTTTATTGCTTTTAGCAGCATTGCCCTAAAGGCACAGCAAAGTGAACTTTCTGTGGAAAAAATTATGCAAGACCCAAAATGGATGGGAACATTTCCTTCCAGAATTCAGTGGGGTATGCAAAGTGAAAATATTTATTTTCAGTATAACTTAGAAAACGATCCCGATGATTCTTTATACAAGATCAATCTTTCTAAACAGTCGAAGATCATAAAAGTTTCTCAGCAGGAAAAGGAAAATATGATTCCGCGTTACGTCGATTATAACAACAAGAAAACCGAAATGCTTTTTACTGAAGATGGGAAACTATTTTTATATAATATCAGGAAAGATTCTAAAACAGAATTAATAGACCTTGGAGAGCGAATTCAGAATCCTGAATTTATGGCAGACGAATCTAAAATCTCGTTTATCTTAAATGATAATGCCTTTATCTACGATCTTGAGGATGGTAAGATTATCAAATTAACCAATATCAATAAAGGCAAAAAACCTGAAGATAGAGAAGAAAAACTTTCAGAAAAAAATCAATGGATTCAGGATGAGAATCTTGATCTTTTACAGGTTATTAATGAGCGTAAAGAAAAATCTGAAGCTTCAAAATCCTATCGCGAAAGTATTGCTCAGGACGAAGATTATGCCTTCTATGCCGGTGACAAACAAATATCCGGGCTTAGCATTTCTCCTAACGGAAAGTATGTGAGTTTCAATTTAATTAAAAGAGAACGCGGTGATAATACCGAAGTCCCAAATTATGTAGACCAATCTGGATATACTAAAGATTTACCTGCACGCTCTAAAGTAGGCGACGATAAAACCGAAGTGGAACTAGCTCTTTATAATGTTGAAAAAGATACCGTTTTTATAGTAGGTACAGATGATCTTGAAGGCATTAAAGACCTACCAGATTACGTAAAAGATTATCCAGATAAAGAATGGGAAGAAAAAGTTCGTGAAGTAATTACCTCACCAGCCTATTTTTCTGAAAACGGTGAAAAAGCTATTGTGAGCATTCGATCTAAAGATAACAAAGACCGCTGGATCGCCCAACTTAATCTTGAAGACGGAAGCCTTAACACTTTAGATCGCCAACGCGACGAAGCTTGGATCGCAGGCCCGGGTCTTGGTTGGTCTTTTGGTGGCGGAACTTTAGGTTGGCTGCCCGACAACAAGCATATTTATTTTCAATCTGAAGCTACCGGATATTCTCATTTGTATCTTCTTAATGTTGATAATGGAGAGAAAAAAGATCTTACTCCTGGTGATTATGAAGTTTTTGATCCCGAATTATCGAATAATAAAAAATACTGGTATTTAACCACTTCTGAAGAAGGCCCAGACGTTCGCCATTTTTACAAAATGCCGGTAATGGGTGGTAAAATGGAAAAACTTACCAACATGACCGGTAATAACCAGGTTTATCTTTCTCCTGATGAAAAATATATGGCGATCTACTATTCCTTCAGTAATAAACCCTGGGAACTTTATCTTAAGAAAACAGGGAAAGGAGAAGCAAAACAACTAACTAGCGGACAATCTGAAGCATTTGCCAGTTACAACTGGAGAACTCCTGAACTTATTAAGTTTGAAGCTGAAGATGGAGCAATGGTTCCGGCAAGATTATACACGCCAAGCGAAGAAACTAAAAACGATGCTGCCGTTGTTTTTGTGCATGGCGCCGGTTATCTACAAAACGTACACCAGTGGTGGTCTTCATATTTTAGAGAATACATGTTCCATAATCTATTAACAGATTTAGGGTATACTGTTATCGATATTGATTACCGCGGGAGCGCCGGTTATGGCCGTGATTGGAGAACCGGGATTTACCGCCAAATGGGAGGTAAAGATCTTTCAGACCAGGTAGATGGTGTAAAATATTTAATTGAAAACCATGGAATCAACCCTGAAAAAGTCGGAATTTATGGTGGAAGTTATGGCGGATTTATTACTTTGATGGCCATGTTTAACGAGCCAGATACTTTTGCTGCAGGTGCTGCGCTAAGATCGGTAACAGATTGGGCACATTACAATCACGGATACACCGCGAATATTCTTAATGAGCCAGTAAATGATCCTATTGCCTACCGAAGATCTTCCCCAATTTATTTTGCTGAAGGTTTAGAAGGTGATTTACTTATCGCCCACGGAATGGTAGATGTAAACGTACATTTTCAGGATGTAGTACGACTTTCACAACGGTTGATTGAATTAGGAAAAGACGATTGGGAAATGGCGGTTTATCCAGTAGAAGACCATGGTTTTGTTGAGCCAAGCAGTTGGACAGATGAGTATAGCAGAATTCTTAAGCTTTTTAATGAAAGTCTTCTGGATAAATAG
- a CDS encoding DUF3095 family protein, giving the protein MANSNSNFYEDLPVLNIPVSELVGDIGNFHQVPENWHIVAADIKNSTEAIANGKHNSVNLIATGCVIAMINIAYEAKKNIPFFFGGDGAVAIVPEEILQETLAALQKHKRNTQKNFKLELKTGSLPVKTIYKENIQLKIAKLKVNADMDIPIVLGDALHYAEDLIKHTLPKQEIVPNSKALNLDGMECKWDKIKPPKKNQEVVSLIVVSTNDQETSKVFSEVLKAIDNIYGSPNTRKPISVSRLKLKANLRKINDEMKAKLGRFYLPYMFKSWIIGKYGKHIWLKKQNGKNYLKKMVALADTLVIDGRINTVISGTPQQREALIGYLDNLEDSGKIKYGIYVSEESIMSCYVRNISTHEHIHFVDGGNGGYTKAAKSLKRKL; this is encoded by the coding sequence ATGGCTAATAGCAACTCTAATTTTTATGAAGATTTGCCGGTACTGAATATTCCGGTGAGCGAGCTTGTGGGAGATATTGGCAACTTTCATCAGGTTCCAGAAAATTGGCATATAGTGGCAGCAGATATTAAAAACTCTACTGAAGCTATTGCTAATGGAAAACATAACTCCGTCAATTTAATTGCTACAGGTTGCGTTATTGCTATGATTAACATTGCATACGAGGCAAAAAAAAATATACCTTTCTTTTTTGGTGGTGACGGCGCCGTAGCTATCGTTCCCGAAGAAATTTTACAAGAAACGCTTGCTGCGCTTCAGAAACATAAGAGAAATACTCAAAAAAACTTCAAATTAGAACTTAAAACAGGATCGCTTCCGGTTAAAACTATCTACAAAGAAAATATTCAGCTGAAAATCGCTAAACTTAAAGTGAATGCTGATATGGACATTCCTATAGTTTTGGGAGACGCTCTACATTATGCTGAAGATCTAATAAAACACACCCTTCCAAAACAAGAAATCGTTCCCAATAGTAAAGCGCTGAATCTTGATGGAATGGAATGTAAATGGGACAAAATAAAACCTCCAAAAAAGAACCAGGAAGTAGTAAGTTTAATCGTAGTATCAACAAATGATCAGGAAACATCAAAAGTCTTTTCTGAAGTTTTAAAAGCTATCGATAATATTTACGGATCCCCAAACACAAGAAAGCCTATTTCTGTAAGCAGGTTAAAACTGAAAGCTAATCTTCGTAAAATTAATGATGAAATGAAAGCCAAACTGGGTAGATTCTATCTGCCTTATATGTTTAAAAGTTGGATAATTGGGAAATATGGAAAACATATATGGCTTAAAAAACAGAACGGAAAAAACTATCTAAAAAAGATGGTGGCCTTAGCTGACACCTTAGTAATCGACGGAAGAATAAATACAGTTATTTCAGGAACACCTCAGCAAAGGGAAGCGCTTATTGGTTATCTGGACAATCTGGAAGATTCAGGAAAAATAAAATATGGAATTTATGTAAGTGAGGAAAGTATCATGTCCTGCTACGTAAGAAACATTAGCACACACGAGCACATTCATTTTGTAGACGGTGGGAACGGTGGATATACAAAGGCAGCTAAAAGTTTAAAACGCAAACTATAG
- a CDS encoding cysteine desulfurase-like protein, translated as MDIDYVRKQFPALDKDFVFMDNAGGSQVLGKVIERINGYLIHHNVQLGASYKISKEAGEKLAWATKQIAKFINAQQTEEIIIGPSSSMLFRILSISLSKKWQEGDEVIVTNTDHEANVSPWTDLEEKGIKIKVWKANPDTMELELSELKKLLSKKTKLVAITHCSNILGTINPIKEIAEITHQNGSLICVDGVAYAPHRQIDVQELDIDFYTFSWYKTYGPHLALMYGKYDLLLEMAGINHYFFKKDDIPYKFQPGNFNFELTYSLLGITEYFKEFYKQHFPNDKDSSVLMLKKSYEVIAKHEQKLAQRLLDFLNKNPKVKIIGNPEADATKRVPTISFVHNELCSNEIVEQIDEYRIGIRFGDFYAKKLIEDFDLTEKNGVVRTSLVHYNTEEEVQRLIWALGKVI; from the coding sequence ATGGATATAGACTATGTTAGGAAACAGTTTCCGGCACTCGATAAAGACTTTGTCTTTATGGATAATGCCGGTGGCTCCCAGGTTTTAGGAAAAGTCATTGAGCGTATCAATGGCTATTTAATTCATCATAACGTACAACTTGGTGCATCTTATAAAATTAGCAAAGAAGCTGGCGAAAAGCTAGCCTGGGCAACCAAACAAATCGCAAAATTTATAAATGCTCAGCAAACCGAAGAAATAATCATTGGGCCTTCTTCGAGTATGCTCTTTAGAATTTTGAGTATCTCCCTTAGCAAAAAATGGCAGGAGGGAGACGAAGTAATCGTCACTAATACAGATCATGAAGCCAATGTTTCTCCATGGACAGATTTGGAAGAAAAAGGAATAAAAATTAAGGTTTGGAAAGCCAATCCAGACACGATGGAATTAGAACTTTCTGAACTTAAAAAATTACTTTCTAAAAAAACCAAACTTGTTGCCATTACGCATTGCTCTAATATCTTAGGAACAATAAATCCTATCAAGGAGATTGCTGAAATTACACACCAAAACGGTTCGCTTATCTGCGTAGATGGCGTCGCTTACGCACCTCATCGCCAAATTGATGTCCAAGAACTGGATATCGATTTTTATACCTTTAGCTGGTATAAAACCTATGGCCCGCATTTAGCATTGATGTATGGAAAGTATGATTTGCTTTTAGAAATGGCCGGGATTAATCACTATTTCTTCAAAAAAGATGATATTCCATATAAGTTTCAGCCGGGAAACTTCAATTTTGAGCTCACATACAGTCTTTTAGGAATCACTGAATATTTTAAGGAATTTTATAAGCAACACTTTCCAAACGATAAAGACTCTTCAGTTTTAATGCTGAAAAAATCTTATGAAGTGATTGCAAAGCACGAACAGAAATTAGCGCAAAGACTTCTTGATTTTTTAAATAAAAATCCCAAAGTAAAGATCATAGGAAATCCTGAAGCCGATGCCACTAAAAGAGTACCTACAATTTCTTTTGTACACAACGAGCTTTGTAGCAATGAAATTGTTGAGCAAATCGACGAATATCGAATCGGAATAAGATTTGGTGATTTTTACGCCAAAAAACTGATTGAAGATTTCGACTTAACCGAAAAAAATGGTGTAGTACGTACCAGTTTAGTGCATTACAATACTGAAGAAGAAGTACAACGACTTATCTGGGCACTGGGTAAAGTAATTTAA
- a CDS encoding DMT family transporter yields the protein MDKRLPAILAAIGASAIYGLNHTIAKGVMPAHIEAFGFIMLRVLGAAILFWLLSPFAPKEKVDRKDWPRMLACAIFGMCINMLFFFKGLSLSTPINSSVIITLSPVMVLILASFILKERITLIKGIGIAMGLSGALALVLFSSDSVSNAPNIPLGNSMFIINAFSYGLYLVIVKPLTKKYHAITLMKWLFLMGVILNLPVTYSEFVAVDWLHLPFDAIWRMAFVVAGTTFSTYLLNIYALKQLSASTISVFIYLQPLIAIIYAILVGADQLTTIKVVAGLLVFVGVYLVSFKKTKTRA from the coding sequence ATGGATAAGCGTTTGCCGGCGATCCTCGCCGCAATTGGTGCCAGTGCAATCTATGGGTTAAATCATACTATTGCCAAAGGCGTAATGCCCGCACATATTGAAGCTTTTGGCTTTATTATGCTTCGGGTTTTAGGTGCTGCTATTTTATTTTGGTTATTAAGTCCGTTTGCTCCAAAGGAAAAAGTCGATAGAAAAGACTGGCCACGAATGTTGGCTTGCGCAATTTTTGGAATGTGTATAAATATGCTTTTCTTTTTTAAAGGATTAAGCCTTAGTACACCAATTAACAGCTCCGTAATAATTACCCTTTCCCCCGTAATGGTGTTGATTTTAGCTTCTTTTATTCTGAAAGAAAGAATCACGCTTATTAAAGGAATTGGTATTGCTATGGGACTTTCTGGAGCATTAGCCTTAGTGCTTTTTAGCAGCGATAGTGTTTCTAATGCACCTAATATTCCCTTAGGAAATTCGATGTTTATTATTAATGCTTTTTCGTACGGACTTTACCTGGTGATCGTAAAACCGCTTACCAAAAAATATCATGCCATCACCCTTATGAAATGGCTTTTCTTAATGGGTGTTATTTTAAATCTGCCGGTTACTTATTCTGAATTTGTTGCGGTAGACTGGCTTCATTTACCATTCGATGCGATTTGGCGAATGGCTTTTGTCGTCGCCGGAACAACATTTTCTACCTATTTGCTCAACATTTATGCGCTAAAACAATTATCAGCCTCAACAATAAGTGTGTTTATTTATCTACAACCATTAATTGCCATTATCTATGCGATCCTGGTTGGTGCCGATCAATTAACCACCATAAAAGTTGTAGCCGGATTATTGGTATTTGTTGGTGTTTATCTGGTTAGTTTTAAGAAAACAAAAACCCGGGCATAG
- a CDS encoding cystathionine gamma-synthase, which produces MKFNTKTIHGGQENTDPAYNAVMPPIYQTSTYSQSTPGGHKGFEYSRSGNPTRSALERSLASIENGKFGMAFGSGLAAIDAVLKLFKPGDEIISTNDLYGGSYRLFTSIFENLGIKFHFIGMQEAKNIESHINENTKLIWVETPTNPMMNIIDIEAAAKIAKKHDILLAVDNTFATPYLQQPLDLGADIVMHSATKYLGGHSDVVMGSLVVKDKDLADKLYFIQNASGAVCGPQDSFLVLRGIKTLHLRMQRHCENGEKVARFLKEHAGVAKVNWPGFEDHPNHDIAKKQMKGFGGMISFSTTEGTAESAVKILENLKVFTLAESLGGVESLAGHPASMTHASIPAEERAKTGVVDSLIRLSVGIEDGEDLVEDLKQALS; this is translated from the coding sequence ATGAAATTTAATACCAAAACCATACACGGCGGGCAGGAAAATACAGATCCTGCATACAACGCTGTAATGCCGCCAATCTATCAAACCAGTACGTATTCACAAAGTACACCTGGAGGACATAAAGGCTTTGAATATTCCAGAAGTGGAAATCCAACTCGATCTGCTTTAGAGCGTTCTTTAGCCAGTATCGAAAATGGTAAATTTGGGATGGCTTTTGGGTCTGGTTTGGCTGCTATCGATGCTGTATTGAAGCTTTTTAAACCGGGAGACGAAATTATAAGTACCAACGATCTTTATGGTGGCTCTTACCGTTTATTTACCTCGATATTTGAAAATTTAGGCATCAAATTTCACTTTATTGGGATGCAGGAAGCTAAAAATATCGAATCGCATATCAATGAAAATACAAAATTGATTTGGGTGGAGACTCCAACTAATCCAATGATGAATATTATCGATATCGAAGCAGCAGCTAAGATTGCTAAAAAACATGATATCTTATTAGCGGTCGATAACACTTTTGCGACGCCATATTTGCAACAACCTTTAGATCTAGGAGCCGATATTGTGATGCACAGTGCTACAAAATATCTTGGTGGGCATAGTGATGTTGTGATGGGTAGTCTTGTAGTGAAAGATAAAGATCTGGCAGATAAATTATATTTTATCCAAAATGCGAGTGGAGCTGTTTGTGGACCGCAGGATAGCTTTTTGGTGTTGCGCGGAATAAAAACTTTACATCTTAGAATGCAGCGCCATTGCGAAAATGGAGAAAAAGTAGCTCGGTTCTTAAAAGAGCATGCCGGAGTTGCAAAAGTTAACTGGCCAGGTTTTGAAGATCATCCAAACCACGATATCGCCAAAAAGCAAATGAAAGGTTTTGGAGGAATGATTTCTTTTTCTACTACGGAAGGAACCGCAGAAAGTGCGGTTAAAATACTCGAAAATCTGAAAGTTTTCACCTTAGCTGAATCTTTAGGAGGGGTAGAATCGTTGGCAGGACATCCCGCGAGTATGACGCATGCCTCAATCCCAGCAGAAGAACGCGCAAAAACTGGTGTTGTAGATAGTTTGATAAGATTAAGTGTAGGGATTGAAGATGGTGAAGATCTAGTAGAAGACTTAAAACAAGCGTTGAGTTAG
- a CDS encoding acyl-CoA thioesterase, translating to MYTKEFEIRWSDIDANRHLANTAYINFMSHTRMAFLMENGFGQKDLAKHNLGPVVFYEHVYYFREVFAGEPVKVSLQLKGLSEDGMYFEFVHNFYDSKGRNFASCEMMGGWIDLKARKLTGLPSEMIKNLDSLPHTEDFKVLTKEDTRKHGRKPKDIDPELLK from the coding sequence ATGTACACCAAAGAATTCGAGATACGCTGGAGCGATATAGATGCGAACAGGCATTTAGCCAACACGGCTTACATTAACTTTATGAGCCACACCAGGATGGCATTTTTAATGGAAAATGGATTTGGACAAAAAGATCTGGCAAAGCACAATCTTGGTCCGGTAGTTTTTTATGAGCATGTATATTATTTTAGAGAAGTTTTTGCAGGCGAGCCGGTAAAAGTGAGCCTTCAGTTAAAAGGACTTTCTGAAGACGGAATGTATTTTGAATTTGTACATAATTTCTATGATAGTAAAGGAAGAAATTTTGCAAGTTGTGAAATGATGGGGGGTTGGATCGATCTTAAAGCAAGAAAATTAACAGGATTGCCTTCTGAAATGATTAAAAACCTGGATAGCCTGCCACACACTGAAGATTTTAAAGTGCTAACAAAAGAAGATACCAGAAAACACGGTAGAAAACCTAAAGATATCGATCCAGAATTGCTTAAATAA